From a single Stackebrandtia endophytica genomic region:
- a CDS encoding antibiotic biosynthesis monooxygenase, protein MTAIELARFTVSPEAEEAMVEGRPSMIRALRARFPGCLAAYLTKEDDGSWLDVVVWRDRTEALEAARTAPSIPECAAWFQHIATSGGLRHVDVVHSWPPATES, encoded by the coding sequence GTGACCGCCATCGAACTCGCCCGATTCACCGTCTCGCCCGAAGCCGAAGAAGCGATGGTCGAGGGCCGACCGTCCATGATCAGGGCATTGCGTGCCCGATTCCCCGGCTGCCTGGCGGCATACCTGACCAAAGAGGATGACGGCAGCTGGCTGGACGTGGTTGTGTGGCGTGACCGAACCGAGGCCCTTGAGGCGGCCCGAACGGCGCCGTCGATACCCGAATGCGCCGCGTGGTTTCAGCACATCGCCACCTCTGGCGGACTCCGGCACGTCGATGTGGTCCATTCCTGGCCACCAGCGACCGAGTCGTGA
- a CDS encoding NAD-dependent epimerase/dehydratase family protein → MRVIVTGGTGAIGGPLLRRLHAAGHDVTVVIRNPRNRDLITRAGAQPVVADVLDRDGLLSAVSGLTADAIMHQATALRSARRRLRPDDPTGRLRTEGTAHLIDVAHAVGARRFVAQSLITGYGYRDHGQRMLTEADRFGVTVGSVADLVATTTQTAEQQVFAAPGIDGIALRYGMFYGPKAFSDLFAELMRKHVPVVPRNGGGHTGFIHIEDAAAAAVTALEAGRPDTAYNIVDDTPVTWGEFCAAVARAHRTPKPIALPGWLLRLAMPYLGCLMIDTDLRVSNALAAEELGWRPQYSSIEEGLTV, encoded by the coding sequence GTGAGAGTGATCGTCACCGGAGGCACCGGTGCCATCGGAGGACCGTTGTTGAGGCGACTGCACGCGGCCGGACACGACGTCACCGTGGTCATTCGCAACCCCCGCAACCGCGACCTCATCACCCGGGCCGGCGCACAACCCGTCGTCGCCGACGTCCTCGACCGCGACGGGCTGCTGAGCGCGGTCTCCGGGCTGACTGCCGACGCGATCATGCACCAGGCCACCGCGCTGCGGTCCGCCCGGCGTCGACTACGCCCCGACGACCCCACCGGACGACTACGCACCGAGGGCACCGCGCACCTCATCGACGTCGCACACGCGGTGGGCGCCCGCCGATTCGTGGCGCAGTCACTCATCACCGGATACGGATACCGCGACCACGGGCAACGGATGCTCACCGAAGCCGACCGGTTCGGTGTCACCGTCGGCAGCGTCGCCGACCTGGTGGCCACCACGACTCAGACCGCCGAACAGCAGGTGTTCGCCGCCCCGGGCATCGACGGGATCGCACTGCGATACGGCATGTTCTACGGGCCCAAGGCGTTCAGTGACCTGTTCGCCGAACTGATGCGCAAACACGTCCCGGTCGTGCCACGCAACGGTGGCGGACACACCGGATTCATCCACATCGAGGACGCCGCCGCGGCGGCGGTGACGGCGTTGGAGGCGGGTAGGCCCGACACCGCCTACAACATCGTGGACGACACCCCGGTCACCTGGGGGGAGTTCTGTGCGGCGGTGGCGCGTGCCCACCGGACGCCCAAGCCGATCGCACTCCCCGGTTGGCTGCTGCGACTGGCGATGCCGTACCTGGGCTGTCTGATGATCGACACCGATCTTCGGGTGTCAAACGCGCTGGCGGCCGAGGAGCTGGGGTGGCGGCCGCAGTATTCCTCCATCGAGGAGGGATTGACGGTCTGA
- a CDS encoding flavin reductase family protein, with protein sequence MTMVTPDRGGRPAATSAPDRTLRTMLGHYATGVTVVTTLDGDGTPAGLTVNSFTSVSLRPPIVLWCLRRDSTSRTAFERSGHYAVNILARDQANLATRFASSRPDRFTDVDWRAGVAGQPVLDGVSAWLICRLKGATIPAGDHIVLFGEVVSFRTHHSEPLVFAHGGYRGLER encoded by the coding sequence ATGACCATGGTCACCCCCGATCGTGGCGGCCGACCGGCCGCCACCTCGGCACCGGACCGAACACTGCGGACCATGCTGGGGCACTACGCCACCGGGGTCACCGTCGTCACCACCCTCGACGGCGACGGCACCCCGGCCGGGTTGACCGTCAACTCGTTCACCTCGGTGTCGCTGCGGCCGCCGATCGTGCTGTGGTGTCTGCGCCGCGACTCCACCAGCCGGACGGCATTCGAACGCAGCGGCCACTACGCGGTCAACATCCTCGCCCGGGACCAGGCGAACCTGGCGACCCGGTTCGCCTCCTCACGTCCCGACCGATTCACCGACGTCGACTGGCGCGCCGGAGTGGCCGGGCAACCCGTCCTCGACGGAGTGAGCGCCTGGCTGATCTGTCGGCTCAAGGGCGCCACCATCCCCGCCGGAGACCACATCGTCCTGTTCGGCGAGGTCGTGTCGTTTCGAACCCACCACAGTGAACCGCTCGTGTTCGCGCACGGCGGCTACCGCGGATTGGAGCGTTGA